The Glycine max cultivar Williams 82 chromosome 17, Glycine_max_v4.0, whole genome shotgun sequence genome contains the following window.
GTCTAAAAATACCTTGATGCTATGGCGCTCTTGTTGTAACTTGTCTTTCAATCTCCAAAGTATTTTAAGTGAGTTTCAGATGACACAAATCTTGCTTTCATTCATTTATTGGCATTCTTTTGTTTGACTcctttttcttacttttattatttcGAATCTTATAATCTCCTGTTTTGGGCTTATAGATCTTCCCTTCGATATGGATTTGGGAACTGCTTGAAGCACCTAACATTTTTGTCGATACATccaataattttctaaaatatcgaAAATGCCTTTATGGATATTTTCGATTATAAATAGCATattagttttttcatttttgagcaccttttttttttcttcataaaatcGCACTCCCTTAGTGGAACTTGCTTCCTTTAGCGTCCTTTTGTGGGTGTTTGTTGTCGCTGGTGATGTACATACGTTGTTTACGAATATACAATGAAGTTTAGTGGTTTTTCGTCGCCGGAGAAGAAGagaagtatattaaaaaaattcaaaatatacatattttccatccatatgttttgattttttttatacatttaatttatttataaaatttgatatttaattgaatgtatttagatgtttattacaataattaatagttaaacacatttgatatttaattaaataatgtattttgatgtttattacagtaattgaaaattaaacaaatatgatatttaattgaatgatgtatttagatgtttattacataaattgataattaaataaatttggtattttttttacatatgtaaatttttattaaacctatgatttttgtttacaatttatatgtgtaaacaaattaattattagataaaaattaattatcacaaaatttattatataaatttacatgtgcattaaatataattagaaattttagtgttatatataacgacattaattattttataatataattagtttattaGCTCAATTGATTAGAGTATTGTACTAATAACCTAAAAGTCACAAATTTGATTTCTACTTAGatcattaattttaagttaattcgtaaattatattttttaaaaaaaaataaaaaatcctataAGCCAGTTACGATTTGTCAACCCATATTAAActtacaaaaagataaaatcagaATTTTACATGTTATGCTGGATATACCAACAAAAATACTAAGTACCCCTAGCAGTTTCCTATTGATTTTGATACCATTGTGGAAGAATGGGAGAGATAGTGTGTTGGTAAGCCTAGCTTGAAAAGTTTATTTgcttaaaaattattgatactCTATAGTTACAACCCGATCATTTACCCTTTCAACCAAAAATggttaaaaatagttaaattttaataaatgtgaatgtgacaaaaaaaatactaatatttttatgtaatgaAGTGTAtagtatgttttaattttgataataaattaaagatatgctaaaattatttaataacatgataaattattattgaataacaggataattatatttttttcatattaatatatgtatatcaCACCAACTAATTTGGTCTGAACGAAAGAGATTCACatcctttaatttaaaatgtctCGGCAGATTAGTTTTGAATCCATGTTTCGATCaactgaataataataaaaaaaagacacacGAACATGTAATCATGATTCATGAATCTATGTTCTGGTAGATAATTCAAATTGAAACTTCACACGTTTTCCTGCAGTTAACAACGACAGGTTGCCTACGTTGCTGCCAGCCTCAACAACATCGACACATTTCcgttttattctttaaaatgtaTATAAGAAGACTCTAATTTTGTTCATACTGTAAAGTCCATTCCTAACCCCACCACAATAAGTCAGTCATGAAAGTTAGTACATAGTTTCACCTatttctaacaaaatccacCTACTTATTTCAGTAGATTCCTAACATCAACACTtaagtttgatctttttttaTGGCAAATAAAACGAATAATTCTTAGGTGAGTACAATACTTAAAGACACATCTaactaattaaaagtttaaaataacattaaaataaattcaacttAAACTCATTGACCACCgtaaaaaaaactttgttgacgttttattattattttaagaatttaataaatatgtattataagtaataatatatttatcatacatgacaattgaatgaaaatataaaagaaaattatataggaataatgatatgtgaattattctttattttaaatatttcattaatactttttatttttatctatctctATTTTTTCTCACATCATAAAGACTATTAcgtttatattgttttattttttttctttctctttctatctAGATGTTAGATAACCTTACACGTGTTTAtcaaacattttcttttatattgttagtacatgtattatttattattattttaatacatttacTTTTGACTTTAAATTGATTGTGCTAAGTTCTTTAATTTAGGCAGAGCTATAATTGAACCTTAGCTTAATCTAACcatcatatatgatatattaattcatatgtaggtaaacaaacaaaaaaccaCTAAACCATAAATGGTAGAAGCAAATGGGTGAACCACTGCATTTAAAACAGGCCAATCTGCTTAACTTTTTTGTAGAgccttattattatataaatggtAAGTTATGCCTTTGATTAACATCACATTGGTTGAAGTTGAAGACTCTTAATTAATTGTTGAGATGGCTAGTGTGGTAAAGGAGCGTTCAGGGGCAGAGATAGTGTATGGTTCTGAAGAGTGTTATCGCCACTCCATAGAGCTCTTAGAAGAGTTGGGTTTCCCAAAGGGTGTTCTTCCCTTGCAAGACCTGGTGGAGTGTGGTAGGGTTAGAGAAACTGGGTTTGTGTGGATGAAGCAGAAGGCACCTTATGAGCATTTCTTTGAGGGAACCAACACGAGGGTGAGCTATGCTGTTGAGGTCACTGGCTATGTGGAGAAGTTTAGGATGAAGAAAATGAGTGGCATTAAGAGCAAGCAGATGATGCTGTGGGTGCCAATAACTGAGATGAGCATTGAAGATCCTAAGGGGCAGAAGATACTCTTTAAGACCCCTATGGGGATTGGAAAGTCCTTCCCTATCCTGGCTTTCATGACCccagaggaaaaggaaaagcacCTGCTGTTGCAGTATAAGGAGATTCAAGAAAACAGTTAGCTTTCCACGTATACCATGAATTCATATTATGATACTGTTGAGGTCCTCATCATGAATAATGACCAACTAGAGTATTTAAGAAAGTTTTATTAtactagtttaatttttatgtactcTCACAATTGACAATTTTATGCTATAAATTAATCAGAagttattattagtataaattttaagatatttattgtaaaaatcaacATGCTGTACATGACAAATTGTTATCAAATGAGAAGTGTAAAAATCCTTTGGTACTATTTACTCTTACTATACATAAAATAGTTAATTTCATGGTTATGATTCATGCGGCGTGCAATTGAACACTTTTGTTCTTTTGGTTGATTGGTAGAATGCATGTTTACTATTTTCATGATTGTTATATTTGTTTCAGAAGAATCGAATGATACGTTACGAAATGAACATGTTATTAAATACTAGTGTTGCATGCAGAATGGGAACAATTGAGAAGGTTGTTGTTGGGTCTTTTACGGTTGACTTGCATATTTAAGACGATATTCgcaacaaaattattttctatccATGACAAGGTATCTAGCTGCTACGTCTGCATATATACACGAGGGAAAAATCCTATTAATTAACTCAAAACAGAGAGACTGCACCTTGCCAAGTTTAGTTGTTTATGTAAATCAAAATTTGGCAATGATGCTTATTTAATTAtagaaatttgaaaagttattaATTAGGCCATCTTGTTTGCTTGTTGAGAGGACTAGATGGTGAAAGCTTTTCACTGAGATGATAGCAGCGGGCATTCAGCTAAAGTCTGAtactgaaattttaaaattcaaaattaatttagccTTATTCACCCATGTTTTGAACTTTATGTGAAATGATTTAGGTTTAAGTCTCCGGTCATCATCATCTCACCTACTGAATGTTTAGgagtcataattaattttaataagtttCACCTCATTAAAAACTAGTTTTACCTAATTCACccatattaaaatgatttaggtTCAAGTGTCATCGTCACATGTGCTGAAGGACAAGGTCTCCAACAAGTCTCCGGTTCCATCCCATTTTGAGATTCATTTTAGCATGACTCgtatatcattaatttttttagatttaaaaactTTATTGGGTCTAAAAAACTAATCCagtcaaatttataattaattgaaaaatataacttttagttCTAAGTTGTACACACTAACACGAGGTTGCTGCAATTATTGAACCTCAGAATCAAAGCTGAAAATACGCATGAAAGCTTGAATTGCTATTACCAAAACCAACAATTCTCAAGTTCAATCCCAAATGCAAAAAAATTTGGGTCCTAAACTTTCATTTCCCTtgtcttttatattattttttttatcctaaaagTTAAAAACCACGGGTGTCATGCATAACGTAGACTTAAGAGAATTTTATACATGATGAAAATCAAACACAAGTTCTCCCGCTAAATAGATTATTCTCACTCATATGAATACAACAGAACCTTGCACCACTACGTCAATCCTTTAGGTTTTATATTATCAAACATTATGATTATATTCTTGAttcaccaacaaaaaaaaattatagtagtGTCAAGGAAACGAAAAATAAGCATTATATTCCCAGGGTTTTGGTGGTAGTAATTAAAAGTGGCTGTCATAACAAATAAATAGTGGAGAGAGCCTACCATAATAATCAAGAAATTCCTCACTGCAATTTATAGACAATAAGCACATCTTTTCTGTCTTTCATGCTTTGGTAAAATTTTCATGTCATCTTCCACAAGAAAACATTAATTCCTTCATGATCCTAATGAGTggtgaaacaaataaaaagcaaAGGGCATGTATGAATAGCAATGAGCTGTACACACTAGTGTAGTGTAAGGATCTTTTTAGTCCCATACTAATACACAATCATCTACATTCTAACATCTACATCTATGCTATAACAACAAAATATAGGTATACAAACCATCCCAAAGTAACTCGTTCCTGTTCCCATGTCTTTGATGTCAAACGTGGCAGTTATCCAAACTCAGAAGCTCAAAAGAATGCAAAAATGGCCCCTCCAATAGTGTATCTTATCCAGGAATTGGTACCTTTAGCTTTGAGATTCATGGCTCTACTTCCTTTGGTTCCTTCTGCCATTGGACTTGGAATCTGGATTCTCAGTCATCTCTGTGTCGGAGGTCTCCTTCTGG
Protein-coding sequences here:
- the LOC100800384 gene encoding uncharacterized protein LOC100800384 — its product is MASVVKERSGAEIVYGSEECYRHSIELLEELGFPKGVLPLQDLVECGRVRETGFVWMKQKAPYEHFFEGTNTRVSYAVEVTGYVEKFRMKKMSGIKSKQMMLWVPITEMSIEDPKGQKILFKTPMGIGKSFPILAFMTPEEKEKHLLLQYKEIQENS